Proteins encoded within one genomic window of Paramisgurnus dabryanus chromosome 13, PD_genome_1.1, whole genome shotgun sequence:
- the LOC135720959 gene encoding uncharacterized protein, with translation MEFLSRHQLYLLHALSRHVEIPKEIIQALQALFELVKQPPYSTAPHVMVDVTVGLRGRPRFAIEREELAEMLQTNLPVHYIAKMMGVSTRTIFRRMNDFGLSISGLYSCISDEELDNPVRTIKEDMPAAGYRMVRGRLMPLGMHVQWQRIAASMHRVDSVGILSRLARLGCVVRRKYSVRGPLSLMHIDTNHKLIRYNIIIFGCVDGYSRKVMYLNAANNNQASTAYQFFSEAIQKFGLPSRVRGDQGVENIKIVRFMFSSRGTDRGSFISGKSVHNQRIERLWCDVRVMVTNKYSEMLHSLEAEGLLDLSVVEDLFSVHYSFLPRLQADLDTFAEAWNYHPLSSEGN, from the exons ATGGAGTTTTTGTCGCGCCACCAGCTGTACCTTCTTCACGCTCTCTCAAGACATGTGGAAATACCAAAAGAAATCATCCAGGCTCTGCAGGCACTGTTTGAACTAGTCAAACAACCACCATATTCCACAGCTCCACATGTAATGGTGGATGTAACAGTTGGTCTGAGAGGACGTCCAAGGTTTGCAATTGAAAGAGAAGAGTTAGCGGAGATGTTGCAGACAAACCTTCCTGTGCATTACATTGCAAAAATGATGGGTGTTTCCACCAGAACCATTTTTAGAAGGATGAATGATTTTGGCCTTTCCATCTCAGGATTGTATAGCTGCATTAGTGATGAGGAATTGGATAACCCTGTGAGAACTATTAAAGAAGATATGCCTGCTGCTGGTTACAGAATGGTCAGAGGCCGGTTGATGCCTTTAGGTATGCATGTACAATGGCAGAGAATAGCAGCTTCTATGCACAGAGTTGATTCAGTGGGAATTCTTTCAAGACTGGCCAGATTGGGATGTGTGGTGCGAAGAAAGTACTCAGTTCGAGGGCCCCTGTCTCTTATGCATATAGACACGAATCACAAATTGATACG GTACAACATTATAATATTTGGTTGTGTGGATGGTTATTCCAGGAAG GTAATGTACTTGAATGCAGCAAACAACAACCAGGCATCAACAGCATACCAGTTCTTCTCAGAAGCAATCCAAAAATTTGGTCTACCATCTAG ggtcAGGGGAGACCAAGGAGTAGAGAATATTAAAATTGTCAGGTTCATGTTTTCTTCAAGAGGCACTGACCGTGGTAGTTTCATATCTGGTAAAAGTGTCCATAATCAGAG GATTGAGCGCCTTTGGTGTGACGTCAGAGTCATGGTTACCAACAAGTACTCCGAAATGCTGCACTCCCTTGAGGCAGAAGGATTGCTGGACTTATCTGTGGTTGAGGACCTTTTCAGTGTGCACTACAGTTTTCTTCCAAGACTTCAGGCAGACTTGGACACATTTGCAGAAGCTTGGAATTACCATCCACTCTCCTCAGAAGGGAATTGA